In one Thermaerobacter sp. PB12/4term genomic region, the following are encoded:
- a CDS encoding F510_1955 family glycosylhydrolase — translation MKKSRPRPARRPAPARTRVALVLAAAVLVAGLGYAWYARSAGPEIRHVHGMAIDPFDPSRIWVATHDGLLVWREPGGWAGRVGPVMDLMGFAVAPERDVLYASGHPGPGVRLPNPVGLMASRDGDASWEPVSLSGEVDFHAMAVSPADRRRIYGFYYGDGLFYRSDDGGRTWTRTQVPALAGPLGRGPLQLVAHPKDPDTLLAAGEEGLLRSEDGGRTWKTILAGAVSAAAFVPRDPEQLLAYEAGTGLVRSADGGRTWQPLGLRVGDRDLVAAVAVHPADPQVVYVATFAGTLMQSRDGGSTWQALWPGP, via the coding sequence GTGAAAAAGTCCCGTCCCCGGCCTGCCCGCCGGCCTGCTCCGGCCCGGACGCGCGTGGCACTGGTACTGGCCGCCGCGGTGCTCGTGGCCGGTCTCGGCTACGCGTGGTATGCGAGGAGCGCCGGCCCGGAGATCCGTCACGTGCACGGGATGGCCATCGATCCCTTCGACCCCTCCAGGATATGGGTCGCCACCCACGACGGCCTGCTGGTTTGGCGCGAGCCCGGCGGCTGGGCAGGCCGGGTCGGCCCCGTGATGGACCTCATGGGCTTTGCCGTCGCGCCGGAGCGGGACGTGCTCTATGCCAGCGGCCACCCGGGCCCAGGCGTGCGCCTGCCCAACCCCGTGGGCCTGATGGCCAGCCGGGACGGTGACGCGTCCTGGGAGCCGGTCTCCCTGTCCGGCGAGGTGGACTTCCACGCGATGGCCGTGAGCCCCGCGGACAGGCGGCGCATCTACGGGTTCTACTACGGCGACGGCCTGTTCTACCGGAGCGACGATGGCGGCCGGACCTGGACGCGTACGCAGGTTCCCGCCCTCGCCGGCCCCCTGGGCCGGGGACCGCTGCAGCTGGTGGCCCACCCCAAGGACCCCGACACGCTCCTCGCCGCAGGGGAAGAGGGGCTGCTGCGCAGCGAGGACGGCGGCCGCACGTGGAAGACCATCCTGGCGGGGGCGGTCAGCGCCGCGGCCTTCGTCCCGCGGGACCCGGAGCAGCTCCTGGCCTACGAGGCAGGAACCGGTCTGGTACGGAGTGCGGACGGGGGGCGCACGTGGCAGCCCCTGGGCCTGCGGGTCGGCGACCGCGACCTGGTCGCTGCCGTCGCCGTCCACCCTGCGGACCCGCAGGTCGTCTACGTGGCCACGTTCGCCGGCACCCTGATGCAATCGCGGGACGGCGGCAGCACGTGGCAGGCGCTGTGGCCGGGCCCCTGA
- a CDS encoding BlaI/MecI/CopY family transcriptional regulator — MHEGDHPIRIFRLGDQGLRRVLGELEATVMEVVWAGPGAVTIREVTERLSSSRQPLAFNTVMTVMNRLVAKGLLRRSGRKGSYTYRPAMDREAFLREVTRRVAAGLVQDFGSLAVSQFVDVLAEEAPDALAELERELRRRQVHDEAP; from the coding sequence ATGCACGAAGGGGACCATCCCATCCGCATTTTCCGTCTCGGCGACCAGGGACTGAGGCGCGTGCTGGGCGAGCTCGAGGCCACGGTCATGGAGGTGGTGTGGGCCGGCCCGGGAGCGGTCACCATCCGGGAGGTCACCGAGCGGCTCTCGTCCTCCCGGCAGCCCCTCGCCTTCAACACGGTGATGACGGTCATGAACCGGCTCGTGGCCAAGGGGCTGCTCAGGCGCAGCGGGCGCAAGGGATCGTACACGTACCGGCCCGCGATGGACCGCGAGGCCTTCCTGCGCGAGGTGACCCGCCGGGTCGCAGCGGGCCTGGTCCAGGACTTCGGCAGCCTCGCCGTCAGCCAGTTCGTCGACGTCCTCGCCGAGGAGGCTCCGGATGCCCTGGCGGAACTGGAGCGCGAGTTGCGGCGGAGGCAGGTGCACGATGAGGCCCCTTGA
- a CDS encoding M56 family metallopeptidase translates to MRPLEVRPSSGTANGVFWGLVIVWALVSLSFAVLVLFSGLAPAVWIRACTMWVRALPNVARAVVTPLALLGLVSGVLAVSTLVAQIVRTRRFIRDLSRHHGEVPRNLAILAEALGMHGRVDVVDDDRPYAFTYGWQYPRIAVSRALLETLEPSELQAVLLHELYHVRQHGPARLALVRAMARGLFFLPVITDLARGYAALEELAADEFAMRRLGDRWALASALVKVGRGQRPPTGLVLAQAADSVTPLSLRARQILMHPRPVRVPLARSAPAALWSLVVAVLLVSSAVVLAGQSVDAARMGACPLLTCYL, encoded by the coding sequence ATGAGGCCCCTTGAGGTCCGGCCGTCCAGCGGCACTGCGAACGGGGTCTTCTGGGGACTGGTGATTGTCTGGGCGTTGGTGAGCTTATCCTTTGCGGTGCTGGTCCTGTTTTCGGGTTTGGCGCCCGCCGTCTGGATCCGGGCGTGTACGATGTGGGTCCGTGCTCTGCCCAATGTTGCTCGCGCGGTCGTCACCCCGCTGGCGCTCCTCGGTCTGGTGAGCGGCGTCCTCGCGGTCAGCACACTGGTGGCGCAAATCGTGCGCACGCGCCGCTTTATCCGGGACCTCAGCCGCCACCACGGCGAAGTGCCGCGGAACCTGGCCATCTTGGCCGAGGCACTGGGCATGCACGGACGGGTTGACGTGGTGGACGATGATCGCCCCTACGCCTTCACCTATGGCTGGCAATACCCCCGCATCGCGGTGTCCCGCGCCCTCTTGGAGACCCTCGAGCCGTCCGAGTTGCAGGCGGTTTTGCTGCACGAACTCTACCACGTCCGGCAGCACGGGCCCGCGCGACTGGCCCTCGTGCGGGCCATGGCCAGGGGGCTGTTTTTCCTCCCCGTCATTACAGACCTGGCGCGGGGCTACGCCGCGCTGGAAGAGTTGGCCGCAGACGAGTTCGCCATGCGCCGCCTGGGTGACCGCTGGGCGCTGGCGTCCGCACTGGTGAAGGTAGGGCGTGGGCAGCGGCCGCCGACCGGCCTGGTTCTGGCACAAGCAGCCGATTCCGTTACGCCGCTCTCGCTACGTGCCCGCCAGATCCTGATGCACCCGCGGCCCGTGCGCGTTCCCTTAGCGCGGTCGGCGCCCGCTGCCCTCTGGAGCCTCGTGGTCGCGGTCCTTCTCGTCAGCAGTGCCGTGGTGCTCGCCGGTCAGAGCGTGGACGCCGCCCGTATGGGGGCTTGCCCGCTGTTGACCTGCTACCTGTAA
- a CDS encoding cell wall metabolism sensor histidine kinase WalK, with the protein MSRLQLSTKLGLLLFALFSSLCLILLAVLYVVLSRSLVAQAAADLLHRGHGHAEALSGRWGPEALNHVVAMERQTPLIAAVVDRGGTVLASSEPLGPEQMRYLQVDGRALATPEGVVVSGDWREESYLVAWSPVFRNGEWVATVVLFEPTEPFRRDLEAFTVASWFALGIMAVLATAVTVVLSRRLTRPLRQMTAVTSAIAAGDYTQRVAIRGNDEIARLAASINRMAESLQTYRAQQSAFLADVSHELRTPLTYIQGYSEALVKGYGDEAQRRVMAATIHQEAGRLTRLLQDLFTLVRLEEPTFSLRRQPVEVGQTVKAVVARLLPAFEEKGVNLRVDASEDLWADGDGERLEQVWINLLDNALRHTPPGGRVTVLLRGEDGEAVVTVRDTGEGIPSEDLPRIWDRLYRVDKSRSRARGGAGLGLAIVKRIVELHGGRVGADSEPGKGATFIVRLPLR; encoded by the coding sequence ATGAGTCGTCTGCAACTGTCGACCAAACTGGGGCTATTGTTGTTCGCCCTGTTCAGCTCGCTCTGCCTGATCCTGCTCGCCGTCCTCTACGTGGTCCTCAGCCGCTCCCTGGTGGCCCAGGCGGCGGCGGATCTATTGCACCGCGGCCACGGGCATGCCGAAGCGCTCAGCGGCCGGTGGGGGCCGGAGGCCCTGAACCACGTCGTCGCCATGGAGCGACAGACCCCCCTGATCGCAGCCGTCGTGGATCGTGGGGGAACGGTCCTGGCGTCCTCGGAACCGCTGGGCCCCGAGCAGATGCGCTACCTCCAGGTAGACGGCCGTGCCCTCGCCACGCCGGAAGGGGTCGTCGTCAGTGGCGACTGGCGAGAGGAATCCTACCTCGTTGCATGGTCGCCCGTGTTCAGAAACGGTGAGTGGGTGGCCACGGTGGTCCTCTTCGAACCCACGGAACCCTTCCGCCGCGACCTGGAGGCGTTCACGGTCGCCAGCTGGTTCGCCCTCGGCATCATGGCGGTCCTTGCCACGGCGGTGACGGTCGTGTTGTCGAGACGATTGACCCGACCGTTGCGGCAGATGACGGCCGTCACGTCCGCCATTGCCGCAGGGGACTACACGCAGCGCGTGGCGATTCGGGGCAACGACGAGATCGCTCGCCTGGCCGCTTCCATCAACCGGATGGCCGAAAGCCTGCAAACGTACCGCGCCCAGCAGTCGGCGTTCCTGGCCGACGTATCGCACGAACTGCGGACTCCGCTGACGTACATCCAGGGTTACAGCGAGGCCCTCGTCAAAGGTTACGGGGACGAAGCCCAGCGCCGGGTGATGGCGGCCACCATTCACCAGGAGGCAGGCCGGTTGACCCGCCTCCTTCAGGACCTGTTCACCCTGGTGCGGCTGGAGGAGCCGACCTTCTCCCTCCGTCGCCAACCGGTGGAAGTGGGCCAAACCGTCAAAGCGGTGGTAGCGCGCCTGCTGCCGGCCTTTGAGGAAAAGGGTGTGAACCTCCGGGTGGATGCGTCGGAGGATCTTTGGGCGGACGGTGACGGGGAACGGCTGGAACAAGTGTGGATCAACCTGCTGGACAACGCGCTCCGGCACACGCCGCCCGGGGGGCGGGTCACCGTTCTTCTGCGGGGGGAGGACGGCGAAGCGGTCGTGACTGTGCGCGATACGGGGGAGGGCATTCCGTCGGAAGACTTACCGCGCATCTGGGACCGCCTCTACCGCGTTGACAAATCGCGCTCGCGAGCCCGCGGGGGCGCGGGGCTCGGGCTCGCCATCGTCAAGCGCATCGTCGAGCTGCACGGCGGCCGGGTGGGCGCCGACAGCGAACCCGGGAAAGGGGCAACGTTTATTGTCCGGCTGCCCTTGCGCTGA
- a CDS encoding response regulator transcription factor: MRILVVDDEAPMRALLRLFLEQHGFAVSEAEDGYEALERVRTERPDLVLLDIMLPGIDGWAVCRILRRESDVPVIMLTARDDVRDRVSGLEAGADDYLVKPFAEEELLARIRAVLRRTPRVEGRPADRVIAGPLLIDVPAREAYCHGRRLNLTPKEFDLLALLARHPGQVLDRTRIIERVWGWDYDGDVRTVDTHVKTLRAKLVEAGCSRHLIETVRSIGYRLNPHHDGRGGTIP, translated from the coding sequence ATGCGCATCTTGGTGGTCGACGACGAGGCTCCTATGCGCGCCTTGCTCCGGCTGTTCCTCGAGCAGCACGGGTTTGCGGTCTCCGAGGCGGAAGACGGGTATGAGGCATTGGAGCGCGTCCGAACCGAGCGACCGGATCTGGTTCTGCTGGACATCATGCTGCCGGGCATCGACGGCTGGGCGGTGTGCCGGATCCTCCGGAGGGAGAGCGATGTCCCGGTCATCATGCTGACGGCCCGGGACGACGTCCGGGACCGGGTCTCCGGTCTCGAAGCCGGGGCGGACGACTACCTCGTCAAACCTTTTGCAGAAGAAGAACTGTTGGCCCGCATTCGAGCGGTCCTGCGCCGCACCCCAAGGGTCGAGGGGCGACCGGCCGACCGGGTGATCGCCGGGCCCCTGCTCATCGACGTGCCGGCCCGGGAGGCATACTGCCATGGACGCCGGTTGAACCTGACGCCTAAGGAGTTCGATCTCCTGGCCTTGTTGGCACGGCATCCGGGGCAGGTGCTGGACCGCACGCGGATCATCGAGCGGGTATGGGGCTGGGATTACGACGGCGATGTGCGCACCGTCGACACCCACGTCAAGACGTTGCGCGCCAAATTGGTCGAAGCCGGCTGTTCCCGGCACCTGATCGAGACCGTGCGCAGCATCGGGTACCGTTTGAACCCGCACCACGACGGACGTGGTGGGACCATCCCATGA
- a CDS encoding multicopper oxidase family protein, with translation MDGVPGVTQNLVKPGEEFVYEFKATVAGTYMYHSHQESAEQVDMGLYGALVVEEPESAYDRDFTLILDEWTKAGESDAEPAGTGMDHGSMGGMSGPSSQGTGSQGMQGMQGMQGMQGMQGMGDMPGMSGDTKNDGMGSPQDMSMLMHTMQYDIFTINGKSGSLVQPLTVKEGERVRIRLINMGYLRHDLHLHGHSFTVVARDGQPVAGGRPLKDQLISIAPGERVDIAFTADNPGTWYLEAHDAGAAAASGMKVAIAYEGASQQTDQPNETAQLPVVDLLNYGQDEQGPFTLDQEYDVQYTMELGTGMGENGVIYTINGKTFPDTPPIRVKEGDLVQVRIVNRSPTDEHPMHLHGHFFQVLSRNGKPLTGAPVIKDTLNVKPGEEYVIAFRADNPGNWVFHCHELHHAAGGMVTQVLYDGYVSNVQPEPDARPE, from the coding sequence ATGGACGGCGTACCGGGTGTGACGCAAAACCTGGTCAAGCCGGGCGAGGAGTTCGTATACGAGTTCAAGGCGACCGTTGCGGGGACGTACATGTACCATTCCCACCAGGAGAGCGCCGAACAGGTCGACATGGGACTGTACGGTGCGCTGGTGGTGGAGGAACCCGAATCCGCGTACGATCGTGATTTCACGCTGATTCTCGACGAGTGGACCAAGGCGGGAGAAAGCGACGCAGAACCGGCCGGGACCGGGATGGATCACGGGAGCATGGGGGGCATGTCGGGCCCATCGAGCCAGGGAACGGGATCGCAGGGCATGCAGGGCATGCAAGGAATGCAGGGAATGCAGGGAATGCAGGGCATGGGCGACATGCCGGGCATGTCCGGGGACACGAAGAACGACGGGATGGGTAGCCCGCAGGATATGTCGATGCTCATGCACACGATGCAGTACGACATCTTCACCATCAACGGCAAGTCGGGTTCCCTGGTGCAGCCCCTGACGGTGAAGGAAGGGGAACGGGTTCGGATCCGCCTGATCAACATGGGCTACCTCCGGCATGACCTGCATCTCCACGGGCATTCCTTCACCGTGGTGGCCCGCGACGGTCAGCCCGTGGCCGGGGGCCGACCGCTGAAGGATCAACTGATCTCGATCGCGCCCGGTGAGCGTGTCGACATCGCCTTTACGGCGGACAATCCGGGTACGTGGTACCTCGAGGCCCACGACGCGGGCGCTGCGGCCGCTTCGGGGATGAAGGTGGCCATCGCCTACGAGGGCGCCTCGCAGCAGACGGACCAGCCCAACGAGACGGCGCAGCTCCCGGTGGTCGATTTGCTGAATTATGGGCAGGATGAGCAGGGGCCCTTCACCCTGGACCAGGAATATGACGTCCAGTACACGATGGAGCTGGGCACGGGCATGGGCGAGAACGGGGTCATCTACACCATCAACGGCAAGACGTTCCCGGACACGCCGCCCATCCGCGTCAAGGAGGGCGATCTGGTACAGGTACGCATCGTGAACCGCTCCCCGACGGATGAGCACCCGATGCACCTCCATGGACACTTCTTCCAGGTTCTGAGCAGGAACGGAAAGCCCTTGACGGGTGCCCCGGTGATCAAGGACACGCTGAATGTCAAGCCGGGCGAAGAATACGTGATTGCGTTCCGTGCGGACAACCCGGGCAACTGGGTGTTCCATTGCCACGAACTGCATCACGCCGCGGGCGGCATGGTGACACAGGTGCTCTACGACGGGTACGTCAGCAACGTGCAGCCGGAACCCGACGCCAGGCCGGAATGA
- a CDS encoding diacylglyceryl transferase, which produces MSLPVLPDVIGLGPLAFPTGPLATVAGTVVAYVLAVKLAERADARAGSAGPAAPAPSPATVPHSPQAPSPVADPALVDRLFTRVAIGLLLGAKAADILGSPSSYIHNPRLLIAWPGGSTAAIGALIGALLLAGPLARRWREIPAVLDVVATPLLLGLGVVALGLRDARAFPLAAGLVLAAGILARLRPLASFPGHSALAGVVLASVAAVGADFFRPAAVLPGGISRFQVMAAITGLLAYGAAVAIARARGRAGCGEPQHPVVKEP; this is translated from the coding sequence TTGTCGCTGCCGGTTCTACCTGACGTGATCGGCCTCGGCCCGCTGGCTTTCCCGACCGGGCCCCTGGCCACGGTGGCCGGTACGGTGGTGGCGTACGTCCTCGCGGTCAAGCTCGCCGAGCGAGCGGACGCGCGCGCCGGCTCGGCGGGACCGGCGGCGCCCGCACCGTCCCCGGCCACGGTGCCGCATTCCCCGCAGGCCCCTTCCCCGGTTGCCGATCCGGCCCTCGTCGACCGGCTGTTCACACGGGTGGCGATCGGTCTCTTGCTGGGCGCCAAGGCAGCCGACATCCTGGGCTCGCCGTCCAGTTACATCCACAACCCCCGCCTGCTGATCGCCTGGCCCGGCGGTTCCACCGCCGCGATCGGGGCCTTGATCGGAGCCTTGCTGTTGGCCGGTCCCTTGGCGCGGCGGTGGCGCGAGATCCCGGCTGTTCTTGACGTGGTCGCGACGCCGTTGCTTCTGGGCCTGGGCGTCGTCGCGCTGGGGCTGCGCGACGCGCGCGCATTTCCCCTGGCGGCGGGTCTCGTGCTGGCGGCAGGGATCCTCGCCCGCTTGCGTCCACTGGCTTCATTCCCGGGCCATAGCGCTTTGGCTGGCGTCGTTCTGGCCAGCGTGGCGGCTGTCGGAGCGGATTTCTTCCGCCCAGCAGCGGTCCTGCCTGGCGGCATCAGCCGTTTCCAGGTCATGGCCGCTATCACCGGCCTGCTGGCCTATGGGGCCGCCGTAGCCATCGCACGGGCCCGGGGGAGAGCGGGGTGCGGGGAACCGCAGCATCCCGTCGTCAAGGAACCGTGA
- a CDS encoding TlpA disulfide reductase family protein produces MNRILGGAVLLLVAMLLAGGSLRPEAPAAPPPGDLRSAPAPEGTPPPAGQGGTAQEPPPSVIAVGMPAPDFELQDVTGRTVRLSDYRGKVVFLNFWATWCPPCREEMPEIQRLVDKGVPDLVVLGVNTSDPATPAEVKAFMERNGFTWRVPYDAGSRVARIYRVVYLPTSYFIGPDGIVWAKYIGPMSLPVMESYVERARQGG; encoded by the coding sequence ATGAACCGGATTCTAGGGGGAGCTGTCCTGCTGCTCGTGGCCATGTTGCTTGCCGGCGGAAGCCTGCGGCCGGAGGCACCTGCGGCGCCTCCGCCGGGGGACTTGCGCTCGGCACCGGCGCCAGAAGGGACGCCGCCGCCCGCCGGGCAGGGCGGGACGGCGCAGGAACCGCCCCCGTCGGTGATCGCCGTTGGCATGCCCGCACCCGACTTCGAACTGCAGGACGTCACGGGTCGCACGGTGCGGCTTTCGGATTACCGCGGCAAGGTGGTCTTCCTGAACTTCTGGGCCACCTGGTGCCCGCCCTGCCGCGAGGAGATGCCGGAGATCCAGCGGCTGGTCGACAAGGGCGTCCCGGACCTGGTGGTGCTGGGTGTGAACACCAGCGATCCGGCCACGCCCGCCGAGGTCAAGGCCTTCATGGAGCGGAACGGCTTCACCTGGCGCGTTCCTTACGATGCGGGCAGCCGTGTGGCCCGCATCTACAGGGTGGTCTACCTGCCTACCAGCTACTTCATCGGGCCGGATGGCATCGTCTGGGCAAAGTACATTGGACCGATGAGCCTGCCGGTCATGGAAAGCTACGTAGAACGGGCGCGCCAGGGAGGGTGA
- a CDS encoding class I SAM-dependent methyltransferase — protein sequence MAGHPFFAAVYDLFQRPAAPVIDPWRRRVAGGATGRVLEIGVGTGLNLPFYRMERITRLIGLEPDPHMRRRAAARAGHLGIPMELVAAPAENMPFADQSFDTAVATHVFCSVSDLEQALREVFRVLRPGGTFRFLEHVRAQDERAARWQDRLTPVWRLVAAGCHPNRRTTEVIQAAGFVLEELERFDLPVGGPVRPQAFGVARRPA from the coding sequence TTGGCAGGCCACCCATTCTTCGCGGCCGTGTACGACCTGTTCCAGCGCCCGGCGGCGCCCGTGATCGATCCCTGGCGCCGGCGCGTGGCGGGTGGGGCGACCGGCCGCGTGCTGGAGATCGGTGTCGGCACGGGCCTCAACCTGCCGTTTTACCGGATGGAGCGGATCACGCGCCTGATCGGGCTTGAGCCCGACCCCCACATGCGCCGGCGGGCGGCGGCGCGGGCCGGGCACCTCGGCATCCCCATGGAACTGGTCGCCGCACCCGCGGAGAACATGCCCTTTGCGGATCAATCCTTCGATACCGCGGTGGCCACCCATGTATTCTGCAGCGTCAGCGACCTGGAGCAGGCCTTGCGCGAGGTCTTCCGGGTGCTCCGGCCGGGCGGGACCTTCCGGTTCCTCGAACACGTTCGGGCCCAGGATGAACGGGCGGCCCGCTGGCAGGATCGGCTGACGCCGGTATGGCGCCTCGTTGCCGCCGGATGCCACCCCAACCGGCGGACGACGGAGGTAATCCAGGCCGCGGGCTTCGTCCTGGAGGAACTGGAACGGTTCGACCTGCCGGTCGGCGGTCCCGTCAGACCGCAGGCTTTCGGTGTGGCGCGGCGCCCGGCGTAG